The following proteins are co-located in the Marinomonas profundi genome:
- the ubiG gene encoding bifunctional 2-polyprenyl-6-hydroxyphenol methylase/3-demethylubiquinol 3-O-methyltransferase UbiG: MTSTQQNNVDLDEVAKFEALASRWWDTENEFKPLHDINPLRTNYINERTSGLQGKKVIDIGCGGGILSEAMAKLGAKVKGIDMGEAPLAVAKLHREESQLDIDYEKITAEEIAQREAGQYDVVTCLEMLEHVPDPSSVINACMTLVKPGGQVFLSTINRNPKAYLFAIVGAEYILKMLPKGTHDYAKFIQPAELNNYARQAGLEVVHMTGMTYNPLTKVYKLNDKDVSVNYLMHTQKADT; encoded by the coding sequence ATGACCAGTACACAACAAAACAATGTAGACCTTGATGAAGTGGCAAAATTTGAAGCACTCGCTAGCCGCTGGTGGGATACGGAAAATGAATTTAAACCACTGCACGACATCAACCCTTTGCGCACAAACTATATCAATGAACGCACCTCTGGATTGCAGGGCAAAAAAGTCATCGATATCGGCTGTGGTGGCGGTATTTTATCAGAAGCCATGGCAAAACTCGGCGCCAAGGTGAAAGGCATTGATATGGGCGAAGCGCCTTTAGCGGTTGCAAAATTGCATCGCGAAGAGTCTCAACTCGATATTGACTACGAAAAAATCACCGCTGAAGAAATCGCCCAGCGCGAGGCAGGCCAATATGACGTGGTCACCTGCCTTGAAATGCTAGAGCATGTGCCAGACCCATCCTCTGTTATTAATGCTTGCATGACATTGGTCAAACCTGGCGGACAGGTGTTTCTTTCTACCATCAATAGAAACCCAAAAGCCTATCTTTTTGCCATTGTGGGCGCGGAGTACATATTGAAAATGCTCCCTAAAGGCACACATGACTATGCCAAATTCATCCAACCAGCAGAGCTAAATAATTACGCAAGACAAGCAGGATTAGAAGTCGTCCACATGACGGGGATGACTTACAACCCGCTCACCAAAGTGTATAAACTTAATGACAAAGACGTGTCGGTTAATTACCTCATGCACACCCAAAAAGCCGACACCTAA